The Halanaerobium praevalens DSM 2228 genome contains a region encoding:
- a CDS encoding DUF4268 domain-containing protein codes for MSIARIDRLPLRDIWKHEAYDFTSWLKDNIDVLSNELEDINLTNPESEQPAGNFSVDIVGEDETGNVVVIENQLEKSDHDHLGKLLTYLTAFEAKIGIWIVSEGRPEHISTITWLNESSAADFYLFKIEAIKIEDSNPAPLFTLIVGPSEESKEVGEKKKEMAERHKIRNYFWEQLLERAKDKTDLHSSISASTYSWIATGAGISGLRYKYTVTQHAAAVKLYIDKGKESQEENYRIFEKLKSHKEEIENIFGEDLNWEKLEGKRACRISKKINLGGYRDGDKWELIHNKLIDAMISLEQALNPYINELR; via the coding sequence ATGTCAATCGCTAGAATAGATCGATTACCTTTAAGAGATATTTGGAAACATGAAGCTTATGATTTTACATCTTGGCTGAAAGATAATATTGATGTTTTATCTAATGAACTTGAAGACATCAATTTAACAAACCCAGAATCAGAACAACCTGCTGGTAATTTTAGTGTTGATATAGTTGGAGAAGATGAAACTGGAAATGTTGTAGTTATAGAAAACCAACTTGAAAAAAGTGATCATGATCATTTAGGTAAGTTATTAACATATTTAACAGCATTTGAAGCGAAGATTGGAATATGGATCGTTTCAGAAGGTCGGCCTGAACATATTTCTACAATAACTTGGCTTAATGAATCTTCTGCTGCAGATTTTTATCTTTTTAAAATTGAAGCTATTAAAATTGAAGATTCTAATCCAGCACCTTTATTCACATTGATTGTTGGCCCTAGTGAAGAGTCAAAAGAGGTTGGGGAAAAGAAGAAAGAAATGGCAGAAAGACATAAAATTCGTAATTACTTTTGGGAACAACTTTTAGAACGAGCAAAAGATAAAACAGATTTACATTCTTCTATTTCTGCATCAACTTATAGTTGGATAGCAACTGGAGCTGGAATAAGTGGTCTTAGATATAAATATACTGTAACCCAGCATGCAGCTGCAGTAAAATTATATATAGATAAGGGTAAGGAATCTCAAGAAGAAAATTATAGGATATTTGAAAAATTGAAATCTCATAAAGAAGAAATTGAAAATATATTTGGTGAAGATTTAAATTGGGAAAAACTTGAAGGAAAAAGAGCATGTCGTATTAGTAAAAAAATTAATTTAGGTGGTTATAGAGATGGGGATAAATGGGAGTTAATTCATAATAAATTAATTGATGCTATGATAAGTTTAGAGCAAGCTTTAAACCCTTATATTAATGAATTAAGATAA
- a CDS encoding IS110 family transposase — translation MKLQNHVFVGVDTHKNQHTACVLSCVHQKIASIETPNNPAKFKKFIQEIRSVKSPDKNLLFGLEDTQGLGHSLSQWLLDKGYTVKEVNPALTKRERHHSTNPDKSDEVDAEAIANVLITDFNELPDAFYDANFKAIKHLNDQRQTMVKEKTKIKNRLHNLIHQQYSQYQKFFSNPFCKTGLAFFEEFPYPSDLNYYAEDRLNKFLKKQVKSIGNDKAATILSLVNKDKKKAADAKARTTIIKSLIKQLKLLSESLNKINQKLKSSVEKSQYQLTTMPGIGFKMAAMFISNIKNIDRFDSASKLARYAGLAPVEHSSGTSKSLNLKKYGCRDLNHAFYMLAFQQIGNNKNPASYSYYQKKLKEGKSKKIALICLQRRLVDIIYAMMRDRSTYKLPENISYEMFNKAG, via the coding sequence ATGAAACTACAAAACCATGTATTTGTTGGTGTGGACACCCATAAAAACCAACATACTGCCTGTGTTTTAAGCTGTGTTCATCAAAAAATTGCTTCAATTGAAACACCTAATAACCCAGCTAAGTTTAAAAAGTTTATTCAGGAGATCAGATCTGTTAAATCTCCTGACAAAAATCTTCTTTTTGGATTAGAAGATACTCAAGGTTTAGGTCATTCTCTATCTCAATGGCTTTTAGATAAAGGATATACTGTTAAAGAAGTTAACCCGGCTTTAACCAAAAGAGAAAGACATCACAGTACTAATCCTGACAAATCTGATGAAGTGGATGCTGAAGCTATTGCTAATGTATTAATAACAGACTTCAATGAACTGCCTGATGCTTTTTATGACGCTAATTTTAAAGCAATAAAACATCTTAACGATCAACGCCAAACCATGGTTAAAGAAAAGACTAAAATAAAAAATCGTCTTCATAATTTAATTCATCAACAATATTCTCAATATCAAAAATTCTTTAGTAATCCATTTTGTAAAACAGGGCTTGCATTTTTTGAAGAATTCCCTTACCCGTCTGATCTGAATTACTATGCAGAAGATAGACTAAATAAATTTCTAAAAAAACAGGTGAAATCTATAGGTAATGATAAGGCAGCTACAATACTTTCATTAGTAAATAAAGATAAAAAGAAAGCGGCTGATGCCAAGGCTAGAACAACAATTATAAAAAGCCTAATTAAACAGTTAAAATTACTTTCTGAATCCCTAAATAAAATTAATCAAAAGCTTAAAAGTTCTGTTGAAAAAAGTCAATATCAACTTACAACTATGCCTGGCATTGGTTTTAAAATGGCTGCAATGTTCATTTCAAACATTAAAAATATTGATAGATTTGATTCAGCCAGTAAATTAGCCCGTTATGCAGGTTTAGCTCCTGTAGAACATAGTTCAGGAACTTCTAAAAGCTTAAACCTTAAAAAATATGGCTGTCGCGATTTAAATCATGCTTTTTATATGCTGGCCTTTCAGCAGATTGGTAACAATAAGAATCCTGCTTCTTATAGTTATTACCAGAAAAAACTAAAAGAGGGAAAATCAAAAAAGATAGCTCTAATTTGTTTACAAAGACGTCTAGTTGATATTATTTATGCTATGATGAGAGATAGATCGACTTACAAATTACCAGAAAATATTAGCTATGAGATGTTTAATAAAGCTGGTTGA